In Buchnera aphidicola (Kaburagia rhusicola ensigallis), the following are encoded in one genomic region:
- the hisD gene encoding histidinol dehydrogenase, producing MKSFFKIIYWNSCSIEKRNQILCRPISSDSAIIKNKVNTIITDVKNLGDQALYNYTNIFDHIKLNTIQVSAKDIEDSELYVTEEIKNALKIAISNIKKFHIAQKTPKINLNINNDVHCQHIVRPIESVGLYIPSGSAPLVSTVLMLAIPARIAGCKKIIMCSPPPIANEVLYAGKLCGIKEIFQVGGAQAIAALGFGTKTVPRVDKIFGPGNAYVTEAKLQISNILYNVGIDMPAGPSEVLIIADSNANASFIASDLLSQAEHDSRSQVLLITYDVNLAKKVLIEIQKQIKTLLRYSIIAKVLKHSKVIVAKDLLECFTISNLYAPEHLMIQCCHSQNLIKYVVNAGSIFLGSWSPVAGGDYAVGTNHVLPTYGSANVYSGLSLVDFQKRMTVQKLSKIGLKNISNAIISLSKLEKLDAHKNSVMIRLSSLSDIV from the coding sequence ATGAAAAGCTTTTTTAAGATTATTTATTGGAATAGCTGTAGTATTGAAAAAAGAAATCAAATATTATGTCGACCTATTTCAAGTGATTCTGCTATTATTAAAAATAAAGTAAATACAATTATTACTGATGTTAAAAATTTAGGAGATCAAGCGTTATATAATTATACAAATATATTTGATCATATAAAGTTGAATACTATTCAAGTAAGTGCAAAAGATATTGAAGATTCTGAGTTATATGTTACAGAAGAAATAAAAAATGCACTGAAAATAGCTATTAGCAACATTAAAAAATTTCATATTGCGCAAAAAACGCCAAAAATAAATTTAAACATAAATAACGATGTTCATTGTCAACATATAGTGCGCCCAATTGAATCAGTAGGGTTGTACATTCCGAGTGGTTCAGCTCCTCTTGTATCTACAGTATTAATGCTAGCCATTCCAGCTCGTATTGCTGGATGTAAAAAAATAATTATGTGTTCCCCTCCTCCTATTGCTAATGAAGTATTATATGCTGGTAAACTATGCGGTATAAAAGAAATATTTCAAGTTGGTGGTGCTCAAGCGATAGCTGCTTTAGGTTTCGGAACTAAAACAGTACCACGAGTCGATAAAATTTTTGGTCCAGGTAACGCTTATGTAACAGAAGCTAAATTGCAAATTAGTAATATTTTATATAACGTAGGTATTGATATGCCAGCTGGACCATCTGAGGTATTGATTATTGCCGATTCTAACGCTAATGCTAGTTTTATTGCTTCTGATTTGTTATCTCAAGCAGAACATGATAGTCGTTCTCAAGTACTATTAATAACTTATGACGTAAATTTAGCTAAAAAAGTATTAATAGAAATTCAAAAGCAAATAAAAACTTTATTAAGATATAGTATTATTGCTAAAGTACTAAAACATAGTAAAGTAATTGTAGCAAAAGATTTATTGGAATGCTTTACGATATCTAATTTGTATGCTCCTGAACATTTAATGATTCAATGTTGTCATTCGCAGAATTTAATAAAATATGTAGTAAATGCTGGTTCTATTTTTTTGGGAAGTTGGTCTCCAGTAGCTGGAGGAGATTATGCTGTTGGTACTAATCATGTTTTACCTACCTATGGTAGTGCTAATGTATATTCTGGACTTAGTCTCGTTGATTTTCAAAAAAGAATGACAGTTCAAAAATTAAGTAAAATAGGATTGAAAAATATTTCTAATGCTATTATATCTTTGTCGAAATTAGAAAAATTAGATGCTCATAAAAATTCAGTCATGATTAGGTTATCTTCACTATCGGATATAGTATAG
- the hisC gene encoding histidinol-phosphate transaminase, with protein sequence MVMNVEKLVRKNILKLIPYQSSRKIGGKGNIWLNANECPTPNCYQLDNMILNRYPACQPEELLSCYSSYVGISKKNILITRGSDEAIELLIKTFCEPKYDKIIFCPPTYDMYNVSAHIMNIERYPIPLLHGSWQLDIDSIIKGCNNVKLIYICNPNNPTGNLINIKDIVTLLKATLEKALVIVDEAYIEFSPTSSVIHLINTYPNLVIMRTLSKAFALAGLRCGFILANANIVDFLLKVINPYPISVPTSNIAVQFLSKKNISLMRNRVFRLNLNRSWLITQLKLMNYCVDHVFHSAANYILVRFFNSKLIFNELSKVGIVVRDQSDKLNLNNCIRISIGTSKECSEVIYTIQKINNSYMTLLGQ encoded by the coding sequence ATAGTTATGAATGTTGAAAAATTAGTTAGAAAAAATATATTAAAATTAATACCTTATCAATCTTCGCGAAAGATAGGTGGAAAGGGTAACATATGGTTAAATGCAAACGAATGTCCCACTCCAAATTGTTATCAACTAGATAATATGATTTTAAACCGTTATCCTGCATGTCAACCAGAAGAACTATTATCATGTTACTCTTCATATGTTGGTATTAGTAAAAAAAATATATTAATAACACGTGGTTCTGATGAAGCCATTGAATTATTAATTAAAACTTTTTGCGAACCAAAATATGATAAAATTATTTTTTGTCCTCCAACTTATGATATGTATAATGTTAGTGCGCATATTATGAATATTGAAAGGTATCCAATACCGTTATTACACGGGAGTTGGCAATTAGATATTGATAGTATTATTAAAGGTTGCAATAATGTTAAATTAATTTATATATGTAATCCAAATAATCCTACCGGTAATTTAATTAATATTAAAGATATTGTAACTTTATTAAAGGCAACTTTAGAGAAAGCATTAGTGATAGTGGATGAAGCATATATTGAATTTTCTCCAACAAGTAGTGTAATACATTTAATAAATACATATCCTAATTTAGTTATAATGAGAACGTTATCTAAAGCTTTTGCTTTGGCTGGATTACGATGTGGTTTTATACTAGCCAACGCTAATATAGTAGATTTTTTGTTAAAAGTTATTAACCCTTATCCTATTTCTGTTCCTACTTCTAATATAGCTGTTCAATTTTTAAGTAAAAAAAATATTAGTTTAATGAGAAACAGAGTTTTTCGTTTAAATTTAAATCGTTCTTGGCTTATAACTCAATTAAAACTAATGAATTATTGCGTAGATCATGTTTTTCATAGTGCAGCTAATTATATTTTAGTTCGTTTTTTTAATTCTAAATTAATATTTAATGAGTTATCGAAAGTAGGAATAGTTGTTAGAGATCAAAGTGATAAATTGAACTTAAATAATTGTATAAGAATTTCCATAGGAACTAGTAAGGAATGTTCAGAAGTTATTTATACTATCCAAAAAATAAATAATTCATACATGACTTTATTAGGACAATAA
- the hisB gene encoding bifunctional histidinol-phosphatase/imidazoleglycerol-phosphate dehydratase HisB, producing MHKNVLFIDRDGTLITEPIQNRQVDNINKLTFEKYVISTLVELKNFGYTFVMITNQDGLGSKKFPFSDFLTPHQFMINIFLSQGIVFEDILICPHEEKYNCYCRKPKLGMLEKWLCNGKLNKKNSYVIGDRDSDMQLAQNMGLSGLHYGKNGCTWNTIKIKLTKKNRYAYIKRHTKETNIEIELWLDKEGNNVIDTRLHFFNHMLDQIAIHSKIKMKIIADGDINIDDHHTVEDVGIALGEALDKALGSKVGLDRFGFVLPMDESVGHCLLDISGRPFLKFESSFKFQYLGDMSTEMVQHFFRSLAFSMKVTLHLKSIGENDHHSIESLFKAFGRTLRQAINASGTILPSSKGIL from the coding sequence ATGCATAAAAACGTTTTATTTATTGATCGTGATGGAACATTAATTACAGAACCGATTCAAAATCGTCAAGTAGATAATATAAATAAATTAACTTTTGAAAAATATGTTATTTCTACTTTAGTTGAATTAAAAAATTTTGGTTATACTTTCGTTATGATTACGAATCAAGATGGATTAGGTTCGAAAAAATTTCCTTTTTCTGATTTTCTTACACCTCATCAATTTATGATAAATATTTTTCTATCTCAAGGTATAGTATTTGAGGATATCTTGATTTGTCCACACGAAGAAAAGTACAATTGTTATTGTCGTAAACCCAAATTAGGAATGTTAGAAAAATGGTTATGTAATGGTAAGTTGAATAAGAAAAATAGTTATGTTATTGGAGATCGTGATTCAGATATGCAATTAGCACAAAATATGGGATTATCTGGATTGCATTACGGGAAAAACGGATGCACGTGGAATACTATTAAGATTAAATTGACAAAAAAAAATAGATATGCATATATTAAACGCCATACAAAAGAAACAAACATTGAAATAGAACTTTGGTTAGATAAAGAAGGAAATAATGTAATTGATACGCGATTACATTTTTTTAATCATATGTTAGATCAAATAGCTATTCATAGTAAAATTAAAATGAAAATTATTGCAGATGGTGATATTAATATTGATGATCATCATACGGTAGAAGATGTTGGAATTGCTTTGGGGGAAGCTTTAGATAAAGCATTGGGGAGTAAAGTAGGTTTAGATAGATTTGGTTTTGTTTTGCCTATGGATGAAAGTGTTGGACATTGTTTACTAGATATTTCTGGTCGTCCTTTTTTGAAATTTGAATCGTCTTTTAAATTTCAATATTTAGGAGATATGAGTACAGAAATGGTACAGCATTTTTTTAGATCATTAGCTTTTTCTATGAAAGTAACTTTACATTTAAAAAGTATAGGTGAAAATGATCATCATAGTATTGAAAGTTTATTTAAAGCATTTGGAAGAACTTTAAGACAAGCTATTAATGCTAGTGGAACAATTTTACCTAGTTCTAAAGGAATACTATAA